The Schizosaccharomyces pombe strain 972h- genome assembly, chromosome: I genome contains a region encoding:
- the ubx2 gene encoding UBX domain protein Ubx2 translates to MDGDEASLVANFCAITNSTPEKAQEYLSVADGDLSTAITLFFESGGVTDVQSSYIEAPSQTEPVEEIRAPIAPTREVLVDPLADMSAGTSIMGNNFGFGGFPRMNRRQRRRMGIFDQSPSQIPFPSSNTEDSSEESDSSSRASRLAKLFRPPYDIISNLSLDEARIEASSQKRWILVNLQTSTSFECQVLNRDLWKDESVKEVIRAHFLFLQLLDDEEPGMEFKRFYPVRSTPHIAILDPRTGERVKEWSKSFTPADFVIALNDFLEGCTLDETSGRKNPLGAKSQKPVEAMSEDEQMHKAIAASLGNGNSTTESQGESSSQQAESHGVADDTVHKIDSAECDAEEPSPGPNVTRIQIRMPNGARFIRRFSLTDPVSKVYAYVKGVAEGADKQPFSLTFQRKSLWTSLDSTIKEAGIQNTALQFEFQ, encoded by the coding sequence atggatggAGACGAAGCTAGTTTAGTAGCCAACTTCTGCGCAATAACTAATTCAACACCTGAAAAAGCTCAAGAGTACTTGAGCGTTGCAGATGGCGATTTATCGACTGCAATCACATTGTTCTTTGAAAGTGGAGGCGTTACCGATGTGCAATCGAGCTATATAGAAGCACCGAGTCAGACTGAGCCTGTAGAAGAAATTCGTGCGCCTATTGCACCTACCAGAGAGGTTTTGGTAGACCCGTTAGCTGATATGTCAGCAGGAACTTCTATTATGGGCAACAACTTTGGATTCGGGGGATTTCCAAGAATGAATCGAAGACAAAGAAGGCGTATGGGTATTTTTGATCAATCTCCCTCTCAAATCCCTTTTCCATCAAGTAATACAGAAGACTCGTCAGAAGAGTCTGACAGTTCAAGTAGAGCGTCACGCCTTGCAAAATTGTTTCGACCGCCGTATGATATAATTTCCAATCTCAGCCTTGATGAAGCTCGAATAGAAGCATCTTCTCAGAAGCGGTGGATCCTTGTCAATTTACAGACATCAACGTCGTTTGAATGTCAGGTACTTAACCGTGATTTATGGAAAGACGAGTCAGTAAAAGAGGTGATTCGTGCAcactttttatttcttcagcTTTTGGATGACGAAGAGCCTGGCATGGAGTTTAAAAGGTTTTACCCCGTTCGTTCTACGCCTCACATTGCTATCCTTGATCCAAGGACCGGAGAGCGCGTTAAGGAATGGAGCAAGTCGTTTACGCCAGCTGATTTTGTCATTGCTCTGAACGATTTTCTAGAAGGGTGTACCTTGGATGAAACCAGTGGTCGTAAAAACCCTTTGGGAGCAAAATCACAAAAGCCAGTCGAAGCGATGTCTGAAGATGAGCAAATGCACAAAGCAATTGCAGCTTCCCTAGGAAATGGAAACTCGACAACTGAATCTCAAGGCGAAAGCTCTTCACAGCAAGCAGAAAGTCATGGGGTGGCCGATGATACTGTTCATAAAATCGATTCAGCTGAATGTGATGCCGAAGAACCATCTCCAGGACCCAATGTCACAAGAATCCAAATTCGTATGCCCAATGGAGCACGTTTCATTCGTAGGTTTTCTTTGACCGACCCAGTAAGTAAAGTGTATGCGTATGTGAAAGGAGTTGCCGAAGGTGCAGATAAGCAACCGTTTTCTCTTACATTTCAGAGAAAAAGTCTTTGGACGTCTTTGGATTCTACTATCAAGGAAGCAGGGATCCAAAACACAGCTTTGCAATTTGAATTCCAATGA
- the tpt1 gene encoding tRNA 2'-phosphotransferase Tpt1, whose translation MYKNMNSHELIEESNNSGTPATKSSSKPTKKIRPRNDLVHYSKALSKVLRHTAKANGLQIREDGYIEVDSILKLPQFRGMGMELLLSIVKGNDKKRFTMEEVEGVLYIRANQGHSIKAVQVPMARIDNASSIPKVVHGTKKELWPVISKQGLSRMKRNHIHCATGLYGDPGVISGIRKSCTLYIYIDSAKAMQDGVEFYRSENGVILTEGVNGLLSSKYFSRVETSDGEVLLDAKASPKNNRSDESDQSDPESIDPFCDNLQALSMHELELLEEKHSNFGYSEGIIKGKMQVAQSGFDDGFKHGSRLGFQMGKTIGTLKAKLYIFEENEQMEILKQELDRLQESAEFHIFVANHKEEILKCIREK comes from the coding sequence atgtataaaaatatgaattCACATGAATTAATTGAGGAGTCAAATAATTCAGGAACTCCTGCTACAAAATCAAGTTCAAAACCgaccaaaaaaattcgcCCTCGTAATGACTTGGTGCATTattcaaaagctttatCGAAAGTTCTTCGTCACACAGCGAAGGCAAATGGACTACAAATACGGGAGGATGGTTATATAGAAGTAGATTCAATACTCAAACTTCCGCAATTCCGCGGTATGGGTATGGAACTCTTGCTATCAATTGTCAAGggaaatgataaaaaacgTTTCACCATGGAAGAAGTGGAAGGTGTCTTGTATATAAGGGCTAACCAAGGGCATTCTATAAAAGCAGTTCAGGTACCAATGGCCCGTATAGATAATGCTTCTTCAATTCCAAAGGTGGTGCATGGGACAAAGAAGGAGCTTTGGCCAGTTATATCTAAACAAGGCTTGAGTCGGATGAAGCGTAATCACATACATTGTGCTACAGGTTTATATGGAGACCCCGGAGTAATTTCTGGTATTCGAAAGTCATGCACATTATACATTTATATCGATTCTGCAAAAGCTATGCAGGACGGGGTCGAGTTTTATCGTTCCGAAAACGGTGTGATTTTAACTGAAGGTGTCAATGGACTCCTTTCGtccaaatattttagtCGCGTTGAGACGAGTGATGGTGAGGTATTGCTAGATGCAAAGGCATCGCcaaaaaacaatagaaGCGATGAATCAGATCAATCGGATCCGGAATCGATTGATCCTTTTTGTGACAACCTACAAGCTTTATCAATGCATGAGTTGGAGCTTTTAGAAGAAAAGCACTCGAATTTTGGATACTCAGAAGGAATTATAAAGGGAAAAATGCAAGTTGCTCAGAGCGGCTTTGATGATGGTTTTAAGCATGGTTCAAGGCTGGGATTTCAAATGGGAAAAACTATCGGAACTCTCAAAGCAAAACTCTATatctttgaagaaaatgaacaGATGGAGATTCTCAAGCAAGAATTAGATCGTTTACAAGAAAGTGCAGAGtttcatatttttgttgCTAATCACAAAGAAGAGATACTGAAATGCATTCGAGAGAAATAA
- the rps801 gene encoding 40S ribosomal protein eS8: MGITRDSRHKRSATGAKRAQYRKKRKFELGRQPSNTRIGPKRIHEVRVRGGNKKFRALRLDSGNFSWGSEGVSKKTRIIQVAYHPSNNELVRTNTLTKSAIVQIDAAPFRVWYETHYGILMGSKGKKATSTPNPKSKHVQRKHSARLGDSKVDSALETQFAAGRLYAVVSSRPGQSGRCDGYILEGEELHFYLRRMAPKK; this comes from the coding sequence ATGGGAATTACCAGAGACTCACGACACAAGCGCTCTGCTACCGGTGCTAAGCGTGCTCAGTACCGcaagaagagaaaattcGAGTTGGGTCGTCAACCTTCCAACACTCGTATTGGACCTAAGCGTATTCACGAGGTCCGTGTTCGTGGTGGAAATAAGAAGTTCCGTGCCCTTCGTCTTGACTCTGGTAACTTCTCTTGGGGCTCTGAGGGTGTTTCCAAGAAGACTCGTATTATTCAAGTTGCCTATCACCCTTCTAACAACGAGTTGGTTCGTACCAACACTTTAACCAAGTCAGCTATTGTCCAAATTGATGCTGCTCCTTTCCGTGTCTGGTATGAAACCCATTACGGTATCTTGATGGGAAGCAAGGGAAAGAAGGCCACTTCAACCCCTAATCCCAAATCCAAGCATGTTCAACGTAAGCATAGCGCTCGTCTTGGCGATTCTAAGGTTGACTCCGCTTTGGAAACTCAGTTTGCTGCTGGCCGTTTGTATGCTGTTGTATCCTCTCGTCCTGGTCAATCTGGACGTTGTGATGGTTACATTCTTGAGGGAGAGGAGTTACATTTCTACCTTCGTCGTATGGCCCCcaagaagtaa
- the vma16 gene encoding V-type ATPase V0 subunit c'': protein MSLFSTSLWTTTVMSIIVGLYMLFHNSGESFDFGSFLLDTSPYTWGLLGIASCVAFGIIGAAWGIFICGTSILGGAVKAPRIKTKNLISIIFCEVVAIYSLIIAIVFSAKINDINPAGFYTKSHYYTGFALFWGGITVGLCNLICGVCVGITGSSAALADAQDASLFVKVLVVEIFGSVLGLFGLIVGLLIGGKASDFS, encoded by the coding sequence ATGTCTTTGTTTAGCACATCTTTATGGACAACCACAGTTATGTCAATAATTGTTGGGCTGTATATGCTTTTCCATAACAGTGGAGaatcttttgattttggaaGCTTTCTTTTAGACACTAGTCCGTACACATGGGGCCTTCTTGGCATTGCTAGCTGTGTTGCATTTGGTATTATAGGTGCTGCATGGggtatttttatttgtgGAACATCCATTTTAGGAGGTGCTGTAAAAGCTCCTCGCATCAAgaccaaaaatttgattagTATTATCTTTTGTGAGGTCGTTGCCATTTATTCACTTATTATAGCTATTGTCTTTTCCGCTAAAATTAACGACATCAATCCTGCAGGTTTTTATACAAAATCCCATTATTATACTGGTTTTGCCTTGTTTTGGGGAGGTATTACTGTTGGTCTCTGCAATCTCATTTGTGGTGTCTGCGTCGGTATCACAGGAAGCAGTGCTGCCCTTGCGGATGCCCAAGACGCTTCTCTTTTCGTAAAAGTTCTTGTTGTCGAAATTTTCGGAAGTGTCTTGGGATTATTTGGATTGATCGTTGGATTGTTAATTGGTGGAAAAGCTAGtgatttttcttaa
- the ppk11 gene encoding PAK-like kinase Ppk11, with the protein MEKHQYRDLQLIGQGSFGSVFRAQDVESSKIVALKVVDLDATKDQIETLTQEINFLIDLNSVHITKYYASFVDGFRLWITMEYCDGGSCLDLLKLSGTFSERVIAEVMRQVLEALVYLHGQGKMHRDIKAANILTMKDGLVKLADFGVSGQLESLRDKNDDFVGTPFWMAPEVVKQTGYNYKADIWSLGITAYELATGEPPYSGIHPMKVLLLIPKHSPPSLERSKFSRAFCDFVSNCLKKNPKDRATAEYLSKHKFIKKYCPNTSVKEVVASYAKWKESELLPEATPYNSTMGNSANTIDEVVWDFGTVRR; encoded by the coding sequence atGGAAAAACATCAATACCGGGATTTACAACTTATTGGACAAGGAAGTTTTGGATCAGTCTTTCGAGCTCAAGATGTTGAATCATCCAAGATTGTAGCACTTAAAGTTGTAGATTTAGATGCTACAAAGGACCAGATTGAGACTTTGACCCAAGAAATTAACTTTCTGATCGATCTGAATTCGGTTCACATTACGAAATATTATGCATCATTCGTTGATGGATTTCGATTGTGGATAACTATGGAATATTGCGATGGAGGAAGTTGTTTAGACCTTTTGAAGCTTTCAGGAACGTTCAGTGAACGTGTTATCGCCGAAGTTATGAGGCAGGTATTAGAGGCCCTTGTTTATCTACATGGTCAAGGTAAAATGCATCGTGATATTAAAGCTGCCAACATTTTAACTATGAAAGATGGACTAGTTAAGCTTGCTGACTTTGGCGTATCAGGTCAGTTGGAGAGCTTGCGTGACAAAAATGATGACTTCGTTGGTACGCCTTTTTGGATGGCTCCTGAAGTTGTAAAGCAGACAGGATACAATTACAAAGCGGATATTTGGTCATTGGGAATTACGGCTTACGAATTGGCTACTGGGGAGCCTCCATATTCTGGCATACATCCGATGAAAGTTCTTTTACTAATACCAAAGCATTCCCCTCCGTCATTAGAAAGAAGTAAGTTTTCACGTGCATTCTGCGATTTTGTTAGCAActgtttgaaaaagaacCCAAAGGATAGAGCTACCGCTGAATATTTGTCGAAACACAAGTTCATCAAAAAGTATTGTCCCAACACATCTGTGAAGGAAGTTGTAGCTTCTTATGCGAAATGGAAAGAATCCGAGCTATTACCGGAAGCTACCCCCTATAATAGTACCATGGGTAATTCTGCAAACACCATTGATGAAGTTGTTTGGGATTTTGGAACAGTTCGGCGATAA